A genomic region of Notamacropus eugenii isolate mMacEug1 chromosome 3, mMacEug1.pri_v2, whole genome shotgun sequence contains the following coding sequences:
- the MBD6 gene encoding methyl-CpG-binding domain protein 6, whose translation MNGGNESSEADRAGGPGASPVPIGWQRCVREGAVLYVSPSGTELSSLEQTRSYLLSDGTCKCGLECPLNVPKVFNFDPLALVTPGGAGVGPAAEEDMTKLCNHRRKAVAMATLYRSMETTCSHPSPGGGASPQLFHTVSPGPPSVHPPCRAPPMAPLNGGPCTLPPEPLPASPQPFPPLSGPGGVFPPPRPPDPGTPGGSNSPCFLPRGNAPSPAPPPPPAVSLNASPYIWGTALRPSLVPPDLGSPPAPLISSSPPTGSGEHPLDPPFHCSDALTPSPLPPSNNLPGSCGPPTQPPVSSASMHLPLPLVLGPLGGGPMVEGTGAPPFLASSLLSAAAKAQRPSLPPPSTLQGRRLRAQAPPPHQPSPRSRRPRRPPTVLRLLEGGGPLVPRRTRPRAPAPPSFPHSEPSNPILPSVLSLLGLSTPPHSDGSFNLSGSDVPLPPPLPLSSGSPPQPMHPIQPSLPGTSSGSLSSMPGAPAPPAATKAPPVPSPVLRSTPEGMGPTCPLPSLGGGEAFPFPSPEQGLALGGAGFPGLLGALPLPLGLGQPPQPPLLSHSLLGVLAGGGGQPPPEPFLPPPGGPGPPLAPGDPEGPSLLVASLLPPPSSDLLPPTPAPPSNLLASLLPLLALGPPSGDGEGPGDVAGGPSGESFPGLGDLPPLLFPPLSAPPALIALNSALLAASLDPPAGNPSQPCVLSTPQPGPPTSSVTTATTDPGASSLGKAPSTSGRTPPLLSPLLSASLLGDLSSMTSSPGTLPSLLTPPGPLFPGQLGLQLLPGGGAPPPLSGASSPLTCLLQSLQLPTEQPEAPCLPPESPSPTVEPEPARPPLSALAPPQGFPDPPAPELLTGRGSGKRGRRGGGGSRGINGETRPGRGRKPGSRREPSRLALRWGGRGGFNGQMERSPRGPHWQHNGELAEGGTEPKDLPTPMPQPDELKVPPGGVRKSRRGRRRKSNPSRTSSSSRQITLEPSHMAGVAVPVTPRPRPGRPAKNKRRKLAP comes from the exons ATGAATGGGGGCAATGAGAGCAGCGAAGCAGACAGAGCTGGGGGCCCCGGGGCCTCCCCTGTCCCTATTGGCTGGCAGCGCTGTGTGCGGGAGGGTGCCGTGCTCTATGTCAG TCCAAGTGGCACAGAGCTGTCTTCCCTGGAGCAAACCCGGAGCTACCTCCTCAGTGATGGGACCTGCAAGTGTGGCCTGGAGTGTCCACTCAATGTCCCAAAG GTTTTCAACTTTGACCCCTTGGCCCTGGTGACCCCGGGCGGGGCAGGGGTGGGGCCGGCAGCTGAGGAGGACATGACCAAGCTGTGCAACCACAGGCGGAAAGCTGTCGCCATGGCAACGCTATACAGAAGCATGGAGACCACCTGTTCACACCCCTCCCCtg GAGGGGGAGCAAGCCCCCAACTGTTCCACACTGTGTCCCCAGGTCCCCCGAGTGTCCATCCCCCTTGCCGAGCCCCTCCCATGGCCCCACTTAATGGGGGACCCTGTACTCTACCCCCAGAGCCACTCCCTGCATCTCCTCAGCCCTTTCCCCCTTTGTCAGGCCCTGGGGGTGTCTTTCCACCCCCAAGGCCCCCTGACCCAGGTACCCCAGGGGGCAGCAACAGCCCTTGCTTCCTCCCAAGGGGCAATGCCccttccccagccccacccccaccccctgctgTCAGTCTCAATGCTTCCCCATACATCTGGGGGACTGCCCTCAGACCCAGCCTGGTCCCTCCAGACCTGGGTTCTCCTCCTGCACCCCTTATTTCTTCTTCACCACCCACGGGGAGTGGTGAGCACCCTCTGGATCCCCCTTTCCACTGCAGTGATGCCTTAACGCCCTCTCCCCTGCCTCCAAGCAATAATCTCCCTGGCTCTTGTGGACCCCCCACTCAGCCACCAGTGTCTTCAGCCTCTATGCACCTGCCCTTGCCCCTGGTCCTGGGGCCTCTGGGAGGGGGTCCCATGGTAGAGGGGACTGGGGCACCCCCATTCCTTGCCAGCAGCTTACTCTCTGCAGCAGCCAAGGCCCAGCGCCCCTCACTGCCTCCCCCCAGCACTTTACAGGGCCGAAGGCTTCGAGCCCAGGCGCCCCCTCCCCATCAGCCCTCACCCCGTTCCCGCCGTCCCCGAAGGCCTCCAACTGTTCTCCGCTTGCTAGAAGGGGGAGGGCCTTTGGTACCCCGGCGGACCCGCCCTCGAGCCCCTGCCCCCCCATCTTTTCCTCACTCtgaaccatctaatccaatcctcccCTCTGTGCTATCCCTGCTGGGGCTCTCTACCCCTCCCCACTCCGATGGAAGCTTTAACCTTTCGGGGTCTGATgtaccccttcccccaccactTCCCCTCTCCTCAGGGAGCCCCCCCCAACCCATGCACCCTATCCAGCCCTCCTTACCTGGGACTAGCAGTGGCAGCCTCAGCAGCATGCCAG gtGCCCCTGCCCCTCCAGCCGCCACCAAAGCCCCCCCAGTCCCCAGCCCTGTCCTTCGAAGCACCCCTGAAGGGATGGGTCCGAcctgccctctcccctcccttggAGGGGGGGAGGCCTTCCCCTTTCCCAGCCCAGAGCAGGGCTTGGCATTGGGTGGGGCCGGCTTTCCAGGACTGCTTGGGGCCCTGCCCCTTCCCTTGGGTTTGGGGCAGCCTCCTCAACCTCCATTGCTTAGCCACAGTTTGTTGGGTGTgttggctgggggtggggggcagccTCCCCCTGAGCCCTTCCTGCCTCCTCCTGGGGGTCCAGGTCCCCCCCTGGCCCCAGGTGATCCTGAGGGACCATCACTTTTGGTGGCTTCCCTGCTTCCACCACCCTCCTCGGACCTACTCCCACCCACTCCAGCCCCTCCCAGCAACCTCCTTGCCTCCCTTCTACCCCTACTGGCTTTGGGTCCCCCATCGGGTGATGGGGAAGGACCTGGGGATGTGGCTGGGGGCCCAAGTGGGGAGTCATTTCCAGGTTTGGGAGACCTGCCTCCCCTCCTGTTTCCTCCCCTCTCAGCCCCACCTGCCCTCATAGCTTTAAATTCTGCGCTGCTGGCTGCCAGCCTGGACCCCCCTGCAGGGAACCCCTCCCAG CCCTGTGTTCTGAGCACCCCCCAACCTGGACCACCTACCTCCAGCGTCACCACGGCAACTACTGACCCTGGGGCCTCCTCTCTGGGCAAGGCCCCTTCCACCTCAGGGAGAACCCCCCCACTCCTCAGCCCTCTGCTGAGTGCCAGCCTGCTGG GTGACTTGTCTTCAATGACCAGCAGCCCTGGGACCCTTCCCAGCCTGCTGACCCCACCAGGCCCTCTTTTCCCTGGCCAGCTTGGGCTCCAGCTCCTCCCTGGGGGAGGTGCCCCCCCACCTCTCTCTGGGGCTTCCAGCCCCCTGACCTGCTTGCTGCAGAGTCTCCAG CTCCCCACTGAGCAACCAGAAGCTCCCTGCCTGCCCCCTGAGAGTCCCAGCCCAACTGTTGAACCGGAGCCTGCCCGGCCCCCCCTCAGTGCCTTAGCCCCACCCCAGGGTTTCCCTGACCCCCCAGCTCCTGAGTTGTTGACTGGGAGGGGGTCAGGAAAGCGGGGACGGCGGGGAGGTGGGGGATCAAGGGGCATCAATGGGGAAACTAGACCAGGCCGGGGCCGAAAGCCTGGTAGCCGGAGGGAGCCGAGCCGACTGGCCCTTAGGTGGGGAGGACGAGGTGGTTTCAATGGACAGATGGAACGGTCCCCCCGAGGTCCCCACTGGCAGCATAATGGGGAGCTGGCTGAAGGGGGGACAGAGCCCAAAGACCTACCCACTCCCATGCCCCAGCCAGATGAGCTCAAG GTGCCCCCTGGGGGAGTTAGAAAGTCACGCAGGGGCAGGAGGCGGAAGAGCAA CCCCTCCCGAACCAGCAGCAGCTCCCGACAGATTACCCTGGAGCCTAGCCACATGGCCGGG GTGGCCGTTCCCGTGACCCCCCGGCCCCGTCCTGGTCGTCCTGCCAAGAACAAGAGGAGGAAATTGGCCCCATAG
- the DCTN2 gene encoding dynactin subunit 2, translated as MADPKYADLPGIARNEPDVYETSDLPEDDQAEFDSEELTSTSVEHIIVNPNAAYDKFKDKRVGTKGLDFSDRIGKTKRTGYESGEFEMLGEGLGLKETPQQKYQRLLHEVQELMTEVEKIKATVKESAAEEKLTPVVLAKQLAILKQQLVTSHLEKLLGPDAAINLTDPDGALANRLLVQLEAAKNSKGFGVGGKDAAGPAPDSGLVTYELHSRPEQDKFSQAAKVAELEKRLSELEATVRCDQDPQNPLSAGLQGSCLMETVELLQAKVSTLDLAALDQVEARLQSVLGKVNEIAKHKAAVEDADTQSKVHQLYETVQRWSPIAATLPELVQRLVTIKQLHEQAMQFGQLLTHLDTTQQMIAGSLKDNAALLAQVQATMQENLVTVEGNFSSINTRMKKLGK; from the exons ATGGCGGACCCCAAATACGCCGACCTCCCCGGCATT GCCAGAAATGAACCAGATGTTTATGAGACCAGTGATCTCCCTGAGGACGACCAAGCAGAATTTGATTCG GAGGAGCTGACAAGTACAAGTGTGGAGCACATCATTGTCAACCCAAATGCTGCCTATGACAAGTTCAAAGACAAAAGAGTGGGGACCAAGGGACTTG ACTTTTCAGATCGTATTGGGAAAACCAAAAGGACAGGATATGAATCTGGAGAGTTTGAAATG CTCGGAGAGGGACTTGGGCTGAAGGAGACACCCCAACAGAAGTATCAGCGACTTTTGCATGAGGTTCAAGAATTAATGACCGAGGTGGAGAAGATAAAG GCAACAGTGAAAGAGTCAGCTGCTGAGGAGAAGCTGACCCCTGTGGTGTTAGCCAAACAGCTGGCTATCCTGAAGCAGCAGCTCGTCACCTCCCACCTAGAGAAGCTACTAGGACCTGATGCTGCGATCAACCTCACTGACCCTGATGGAGCCCTGGCCAA CCGGCTACTGGTGCAGCTGGAGGCAGCAAAGAACAGCAAAGGGTTTGGGGTAGGGGGCAAAGATGCTGCCGGGCCTGCCCCTGACAGCGGCCTGGTCACTTATGAACTTCATTCTCGGCCTGAGCAAGACAAGTTTTCCCAGGCTGCCAAG GTTGCAGAGCTTGAGAAGCGGCTATCAGAGCTGGAGGCAACAGTGCGCTGTGACCAGGACCCTCAG aATCCCTTGTCTGCGGGTCTGCAGGGATCCTGCCTGATG GAAACAGTGGAGCTACTGCAGGCAAAAGTGAGCACCCTGGACCTTGCTGCTTTGGATCAGGTGGAAGCACGACTACAG AGTGTCCTGGGGAAAGTGAATGAGATTGCTAAGCACAAAGCTGCTGTGGAGGATGCAGACACACAAAGCAAG GTACATCAATTGTATGAGACAGTTCAGCGCTGGAGTCCCATTGCTGCCACACTTCCTGAACTAGTACAGCGACTTGTTACCATCAAGCAACTGCATGAGCAAG CCATGCAGTTTGGTCAGCTCCTGACACATCTGGACACCACCCAGCAGATGATCGCTGGTTCTCTCAAGGACAACGCCGCCCTACTGGCTCAG GTGCAGGCCACCATGCAGGAGAACCTGGTCACGGTGGAGGGAAACTTTTCCAGCATCAACACACGAATGAAGAAACTAGGAAAGTGA